A region of the Gadus morhua chromosome 1, gadMor3.0, whole genome shotgun sequence genome:
GATCTTCATTGTGCATCAAGTACAGTAATAACGTTTACATGTTACCGTTAAGTTCTTTATAATACACCAACGCTCAACTCCGTCCAGGTGCAAACAGTACACGGAAGTAAACCGGAAGTCCTGACAAGGACGAGCGGAAATCCAATACGTGAACGATATTAAAAAGTATTATACATACCTAAATATCATATTTATACGAAAACAAAAATATTCAAATCACAGGTTTAGAATGTTTAAATTCCTATAAATCGCGTTGGTTAAAACCCGGAAAAATTCAAAGAGATTGCCATGAAGTGTCCCGGTGCCGTTGCTAGAGGGAGCAGTAGCTCGGTTTCCGCGCGCTTTGACGCTCGAGCCCACCGGGGAACGGAGAACCGGGTGAGAACGAGAGACGCCTTGTTCTGGACTGGCCTGGTTTAGGCGCCGATGCTCGGGGGTCGTAACGGATTGACATTTCGTTTAACAAACACAACTCGCGGCATATTTCTGTGCGAGTGGATACGGTAGCTCCCCGGAACACGATCTACTGGTGAGTAGCCAACGGGGCTAATTGTGACCGTCGGGATTAGCTTGCTTAACTGGATCCGGTGTTTCCAGGCGAGCTAACGCGTGAATAAACCATCTCGTCAGCGAATCATTGTTGTGTGTTATGTTGATCTGGACAACGGAGATGTTAGCCATCCATTGGACAGAGCATACCTAGAGTGTGTTGCTAAAATGGCTTCGGTGTATACTTTACTGGAGGCCAGAGATGTTCATGCTAGCGCCCAGATGGTGTTTTAATAGCGCCGTTGTGGTGCTGGTTCGGACAGTCCGGTGTGTGTCCATCGTCGGTCAATGGGCGATCAGACAACGGGACTACGACCCCACCCCAGTCAGTGTAGTCGTGTGTGTCAAACTGGTTTTTTGctctttgataaaaaaaaaaaaggttaactaTTTATTACTAGTGCTCAAACCGCTGTCTGCGAGGCACCTGCACATTAACACATCATTCAGTGCTAGCTAAGTATCCGCATTCTCTTTTATACGTACGctggcaatttattttatttcagatTAGGACATGCATCGACAAGTGACGTGCTTCTTCGCAACGGTTGATTTATTCAAtgagtatattttatttaacgcCGTGGCCTTGAGAGCGAACCATTTGATCTTGCAGCTTCTGGGGACATGTGCAGTCCTGCTGCGGATAATGGTGCTCTGCTGCGATCCTGGACTAGCTATCAGGGTGGGAATGTGTATACTGCAATTCACCTAAAgtcctctctttcttctctgacACCCCCAGCGTGTCGTGATGAAAGCTACGTATTGAAGAGATCAATACAACCTTGGATCGACCAGAGGCTGGCCAGAAGAGAGAGATGCTGGAGGCTGACGTGGAGTCCTCGGGTACAGAGTTGGCTCTAGACTTGCAGGCTGAAATGGAGATGGGGAGCGGGGATCTGAATGCGGAGGTGCTGCGGCTCTCCCTGGAGCTCCAGGAGGCCACAGATCAGAAGCTGCAGGCGGCCCGCTATGgcctggtggtgctggaggaaaGCTCTGCCCTAAAGACCAAGCACAGGCAGCTGGAGGAAGAGCATGAGGCACTCAGACAGGAGCTACAGCAGCTCAAAGAGGTAGGATGAGTCAGACTCGGCCATTACACcccatatattatatttaatacgTTTGTTGTAATGAgcttaattatttattaaagaCTCAAATGGCTACGGAGAGAACTCATGTTTCAGCATTCCGTAATCAATATGTGTTATGTTGAATTGAGAATCTTTGGAATTTACACTGGTGGTTTGTCTTTTAGGATTTACTTATTTACTAAATAGATACTGTACTAAACTATGCATTTTTTCACAATTGCAAAGCTTACATTATCATTAAATTCCTTGATTATATCTGCCTATTACCCGCTTATTATAAGTTACAAATACTTCTATGAAATAAGTAATACTAAAGACCATAATGCTGCGACTAGTATAAGCAAGTTTAATATCAATCTCCTGTTCTACATCACTCTTCAAATCATGTATTCCATTTGGAGACACACAAGGGACTTGCAATTGAAGTTGAGAATGATCAAAACGTATAAAAAATGAAACATGATCTTTGTTTTATAAAACAAGCACAAGTCAGTGCAGGACACACGCCGGATTCATAGTAAGGTTTAGTTGTTCGGTTGTTTTCAGTGCTCATGAGGTCAACATCCCGACAATAGCATGTGATATCTAGTCACTGGAGATGGGCTTGCATGTTTGTCAAAACAGAAGAATGCtcttctttttattgtattgtaatggaaaaatgtaatcaaaacaATCACATGCATAGATGATGTGACGACCAAGAGTTGTATCCGAGCAGGGATATTCCATTGAATTGTTTTTCTCCTTACTGTGTGACTATGGTTCAATCCTTGAAATATAAAGGTAtttcacacatgaacacatgcaacacacaaccGCAGATAAGCAGTATCAGACGTGTTTACACATACTGGAGATACTCTGTATACTTTGGGCGAGGGGGGGCACCTGAGTAGAGCGTATAGGGCGTGACGCAAAAAGTATACAGCAGAAGTCGCAGTGTTTTGTTTCCAACACATCAAAGTTCACGGGTGAGGCTACCAACTCCATAATTCTGACTCTTGCGGTGACATCAATACTGCACTCGTATAGATATATCCACAATGTCAACAGAAGAGTGGAAAGCAGAAACAGGAACACAAAATACAGGCGAGAATAGGGATGGTAACCGATGACCGTTTGACTGATGGTTGACCGTATCAACGTTAACCGATCAATCTTGTCGCTTGtcggttaaaaaaaaatttgggGTCAGTGTGGACTGcggagtgtgtgttggtttcacttcacacaaaaagatGATCAGATAAGGTGACTTATTGGAAGTTGGACGGACACCGCGGCTCTAGCACACTTTTTAATATCTCCTCAAGTCTTCATTATTCCCGCATGCGAGCGGCGGAGAATATGATCTCTAAATTATTATGGACAGTAGACTGAACGCTATAAGCCTACAGTGAGCCATCTCATTCCAAGATTTCTATGTGTGAAGTTAAAAAAAGTATCCCTTACACTCAATTTTTCCGTCTCCTCCAAACTAAACAAGCGGCGTCTCTTCGGAGTtgtcattttcttaaatgggCCGCGGCAATGTTTCAAATGAGCTCCTAACGCTGCCCTCTTCCGATTGGCCCCGCTCTCTACACGCGGTCAACTTGCAGTAAGCATGCCTCGTGTTTCAATTCAAACACAGGTCGTGCCGCGGTTAAAGCCACTGCCTCTCActcggagagtgtgtgtgtgtgagtcggaggcagaacgggagagagataagcagaGTTATGAAATAGAAGGCGGCTGGCGCAGCTCGAAATGGCTGTTATTCCAAATAGAACATTTTAATCTGCTCGGTTAACCGGTTAATGAGGCTCGGTGGTCAGTcaagaatattttacattttcaccATCCCTAGGCGAGAAGAGAATAGTACGAAGCAGCTCCGTGCTGCCGGTTTCGCGCCAGACGCCTGATAGAAACGCCATCAACACTCACTCGTTGTGAACTCTCCGGTTCTCCGGACTTTACACAAGGGGCCTGGCTTGGTAAACTCTGGAGGGGCGGATTCTGAGAATGTCCGGCTTACAGTGCATGTGTGAAAGAAAGGCCTAATAATGTACCAGCCAAGCAGGAATTATTAGACTAGTGGTGACGATGACTAAAACATCCATCATTTGATCTCAATTTAGAATGTTGCAGCTATTCATTCCAGGTCAGTTCTGATTGGATTGAAATTCCAAGACTTAAAATCCTGTGTAATTGCATGTTGAATTTTATCGCGATCACCGCCCATGTAACATCTTACGTAACAAATGTCCGGTAAAGCTAAAGGGAATTGGGTTGAAGGATTTTCAAATAATTCACAtcgtacacgtgcacacatttattttggcAGGTAAGCAAATATTCCACGCATTTCATAATGCACATTGAAACACGGTTGTATAAGCCTTGGCGACCTAATGCTCAGGGGAACACATTTAGTCCCATGTTAATTTTACTTATCTCCTTATATTGTGCAGCTCTTCCCTCTGCTGTTGTTGATGTGCACTGATGGATGCAGCGTTTTGAGTGCACCATGCCATCTGTAATGATGTGGGGGAGGACTCTTGAGTCTAAACCTTCGCTGTTGGCAGCAGACTAATTTAATCTaccaaatcaaatttggaagaATTCTCTGCGTTTCTCATGGGTGTAGAAAACAAAGAATAAAGGCTGGTATTGTACTCTACACGAATGGCTGAATTTGGTCCTGTTGTTATAACAATAACCAAATTGAAATGAAGACTTGTAATGCGTTAAAgtattcataatatcataaaATAGGATAACAATGCGAGATGTTCAACATTCTTTGTTTCTTTTACACTGGAATGTGATTTATCTAAAGGCCTCACATTTCCCTTTGGTTGTTCCCATCGCTGTATAGGCCTTCACAGACTCTGTCAGCAGTCAGAAGCGCGCAGCTGCAGATGGAGAGTGCCGGGAGGAGAATCTCATGCAGGAGACGGCTACTAAGGAggctgccatggcaacccgCTTGGAGGAGGTCCAGGCGGAATTGAAGCAGGCCCGTCTGGCTCTGGGTAATGCCCATGCTGAAATCGATAGGATCGGGGGGCTCGCTGGACATCTGAAGAAGGTTTGGctgctcatcatcatcatatcatCCCATTGCACCAAATCTTATGTTGACAAATATCCACATGCTCTTTGCCAAACATGGTACTGGGACTAATTCCctgtcaaataaaaatgaactGGAGgcttatattttaatatattcgACATAAATattcccacaaactagtcaaatgtataaaaaaaatcaatgcacTCAAACTATACATTTTCTtcgattgtttgtgtgttctgctgCCTTGCTCATGGACTGTGTTCTCCAGGAGTCTGAGTGTCTGGAGGCGGAGAAGGACCACCTGCGGGACGAGATGAAGGAGTACAAGGTGCGGGAGCTGAGGCAGCTGCAGGACAACtgtgagctggaggaggagaacatctCTCTACAGAAGCAAGTGTCGGTGCTCAAGGAGAACCAGGTGAGTACGGACACATTCTGGCTGAACCCCCTGGTGCACACATCCTAACCCTGCTTTAAATGTGCTTTCATGATTAGCTGTTTAAGGAAAAGATCCATTACATTCTTGTCAAAATAGTTTTTAATGTTGTAGATTGGGGCGATGAGATCTTGCAGATGGAATAGTGCTCTAAATGGCTGAATTTCATAAGACATGTTAAACAACCTGAATACGATTTATACACATCAATTAAATAATCGTACATCGCAAAACATGTTGTCTACTGTATCAAGGAAGTACAAAAGAATTCCTAAGACTTCTCTCTATTGTTCTGGGTGAGATGCCAAGGCGGGGCGAGAGCGTGTGAAACTGGTATTGATTTGTCTCTGAGGGTTTGGACCGCTGATTGCAAACTAATTTTGTCTGGAGGCTGTACTGGAGGCTCTCGACTCTCTCAGACCTTATCAACCCAAATATGAAAACATTATTTCCCACTCCATTTTCAAAAATATTCCCCCCCACACCAATTGTATTTTCTCCATCATGCAATAAGATAAAAACACTTTCTGTTGAAATGTAGGCCAGGGCCTTGAGGCACGCTTATTTGAATACATTGGTTTCCGATTTTGACTATCTAACCACATTACAACACATTCTGCATGCATGTTGTCActatagctgtgttcgaaatcgttccctattcactcactcactattccctatatagtgtttatgatatagtgcactatatagggaacgaacaaacgagaattcggacactacgccgGCTGAACATTTCTTAACGTCATTTGTGTCAGTAAATGcaccgggtatttgtgtgacgcggACAGATGCGCccccatcatgtaaacaaaccgggcactcacgaggaaagctggaggttgtattgatgttgaatgttacattacCTTAATCAaggtttttttaattaattttgaatgttacattttctatgttaaatccaaaataaattgttgacatttctaaacgaaagccggagactccatcattaaatgtattcgttattcagcttcttcttctcccccggAAAAACGCGTCTGCTTTGCATtatggtatacgggagtaacatgaagggaacatcgtatgttcacgcaaattttgggtatttgaagtgcactatatagtgcatgaaattaaccactgagaatccgaacaccactacaaaatggcgagcatcctatatagtacactatatccgtgatggggaacgatttcgaacacagcttatggcACGGCACCGCACCAGCTAATTGCACTAATTACCATGGCTTCAACCAGCGATAGCAATCTACAAGGGTCCACCAGCTGTCCTTATTAGCTGTAATTAGAACCTGCCGCCGGTTGGGAGGTGGTGCGCTGGTGGTAGGAGGCAATCATCGGCCATGGAGAGTAGCTGCAGATAACTGATAAACAGATCACTCTCAAAGTGTGTAAACTTGAGAAGCATAGGAGCGTGACCCACTCCATTGTTCTCCCATACGGAAAAGGGAGCTGGGATTTCTGGGGTGGGCAGGGGCTATGAGCCTTGCATCGCATCCTGCTGAGGGGACTCCCGCCGGAGTTAAAATCTTTGACTCCGTCACGCACCAAACAATAGATTGGCTTTACAGTTCAAAAGCACAACGTTTTAATCCCTTTCTAACTGTGTCTGTTATCTCGGGAACACTCGGCCTGACTTAGCGGCGTGCTCACGGTGTCTTACGGCGTCTGAAGCGAATGCTCCTTAACCGGGTTCTTTGTCCTATTTAAAGACCATAAGACCTTAACCCATGGCTGCTCTGTGTCCCGGGGGCCCTGGTCGCCATGGCGCCGCAGGTGGAGTTTGAGGCGGTGAAGCTGGAGCTGACCCAGaaggacgaggagcaggaggacctGCGGGGGCAGCTGGACGAGGCGGCGCGCCTCAAGGAGATCGCTGAGCGGCAGCTGGATGAGGCCCTGGAGGCCCTGAAGGAGGAGCGGGAGCAGAAGAACAACCTGAGGAGGGAGCTCTCGGCCCTCTCCCTAAACCCCTTCGACTCGGTGGGCAACCTGGAGCTCCACCTCGACCAGCTGGAcgagagccaggaggagggcccgggggggcgggggggcgagggagaggacCAGGACAGCGGCTTTAACAACGGCCCCGGCTCCGCCCCCGATTCTGCTGACCCTCCTCACTCGGGCGGCTCCAAGACCAACGGCCTCATCCAGCGCTACTCCACGCCGCGCAGCAGCGACGTCTTCCTCCGCGCACCCACGTCCGGCCTGGTTTCCGACCTGCTCAGTGAGCTGCACTTCTCGGACAGCCAGAAGCTCAAGCAGCAGCTCCTACAGGTACAGGGCGTCGACGCGGCAGCACCGTCGTCCGTTGGGGGACTGTCGTACCTGTGGCTCAGCACTGTGACGTCATGAATGTCCCTCCCCGTCAGGACAGCCTCAGCTACACGCAATTTATACAGAAAGTCTCTCCCTCAGAGACAAAACACATGACAATAACCATACTCACAATAGGTATCAGCTGGatgaatatattataatatagaaCGCTGAATATTTATAAAGAGATAGATAAAGATATACATCTACATAGATAGTtaaacatatacatagatagaaggtagagagatggatagatagatatatattctGCTTTCTAAAACGGTTGACAACCCTTTATACCACACATAGTGATAGATCTATATTATAATTCTTAAATGTAAGGAAACCCTTCACCCATTCTATAGTATAGTGATTTGAGCGTGTCAGACAGATCAGTTTGCCACACTTTGCCTGACATTATATCTGCTGCTTCCTGTTTCCAACCACATCCTCAATCTGTCACCAGTACATTCTGCCTCCCTGTAATACATGAGGCTGCCACCTCCTCAAGGCCCGTAAAACCACAATGCACCTCCGATCCACTTGGCCACTCACTACGCCCTTCGCCGgctttctttaatgtgttttcTTGAGGGCACTTAAGAAAATGAAGATGTTGACCATTGTGCCTGCTCTAGTTTGTGAGGGAGGTATATTATTCATGATGCACTCTGCAGCAGcacgggggagggggttgggttcagctgctgctgcccagCAGATGTTCCGAGCCCCAGAATGGGGGTAGTAAACCAATCTATAAATAGTGCATCCATGATTCATGACAGACGCATGTGAAATGTTTGGGTCGGGTGTGTTACTTTGCTCCATGGGCGATGGTCACTAAAAGGCTTAAATGATCATTGGGCTTTGATGATTGAACTAAAAGTCGCTTTTAcaacaacatttatttaaacagaGAGGTGAGTCCCAGGACTCATCTTCAATGAGGCCCTGTGTACAGACAATATGAAACCGTATCAATGCAATAAATATGATGAAtaagaatgaataaatgaacaatactataaataaatgaactaaTGTTCTGTCTGTGCGCGGCCCAGGTGGAGCGAGAGAAGGCCACGCTGGTCAGCACCATCGAGGAGCTCCAGATGCAGCTGGTCATGTCCAAGCAGGCGTTCAGCCAGCAGGAGGACAAGGTGGGCTCGCTGACCCAGCAGCTGGAGGTCATCCACGGGGGCCAGCAGGGCGGACAGAAAGCCGGCGGCGGGGACAACGAGGCGGAGGACGGCGGCGACTACGACTACGAGCTGGACGTCAAGAGCACGGAGGTGCTGGAGGCCCGCATGCGCGCCGCccaggaggagctgctgctgctgcgggagGAGCTGACGCAGGCCGGGGCGCGCTACACCAGCCTGGAGCAGCGCTGCAGGCAGGAGAAGGACCGCTGGCGGGCCGAGGCCCAGGAGCTGGCCGACAAGATCCGGCAGTGCATCAAGTCGAGCCGGCAGGACCAGGAGCGCATCAgcgagctggagaaggagatcGGCGCCACGCGCAAGGTGGCCACCGACTCGGAGGGCCACCTGAGCGTGGcgcaggaggagctgctggcctTCTCCGAGGAGCTGTCCAACCTCTACCACCACATCTGCGTGTGCAACAACCTGACGCCCAAGCGGGTCACCCTGGACTATTACCGCGACGGCGCCCGGGCCAACGGCGGCGGGGGCAGCGGGCGGCGGGTGCACCACCCCACCCCGGCCCAGCAGGCGCAGAGGAAGCAGCGCTCCAGCGACCTCTTCGGCTCCAAGGCCGCGGCCCTGCAGTTCATGGGGGAGGTGGACTGCTCGGGGTCCAGCGCGGACCCGGCCAGCTGCCCTGGGACACCCTCACTGGACTTCAGGGACCCCTCCAACGTGCGCAACCTGATGGCGGTCATCAGGTGCCAGGTCAAACACCTCCGGGTAAGAGGCTCTTCTCAGAGACGGCGTTAACCACACGGTTCCATGGCCACCATTGTTTTTTTGCTTATCATCTTAAAGGGAAAAGGGGATAAATACTAAATTCTCAAAAGTATTTAGGTTGGGAAGACTTCTATTCCTGTGGCTTCAGATTGCAGAATTCATCGTCATGATTACTATTGCGTTTTTTAAGTTTCATTGGAAACAGACATAGATTTTTTCTTTGATGGTTCGGCCATTGATAGGCTACGCTAAGTTGCAACGCTACTTAGCGTAGGAAAAACTGGAAAAACGGTACATCAGGCACAGTAGCTCGGCCAACCCGCTGACAAATCCACCAACGCTGGGTGATGGAAAACTAATCGCTACCTGTGCGCTGGGAAAGCTGCCACGGATACCCAGTTGGTAACATTCATTATTCTTCAATTACAACGGCTTCCATCATTGGGCCATAAGCTTAATTAACATTCTGTAACCTCATTTGACAGCAGAGAATTAAGACAATTATTTAAAGGAAAAATGATTCTTCCAAATGATTCCCTTAAGTATCACTGGCAGTTAATCGTCTATTTTATTGTGTCTTTTGATCATTTGATATGGACATTAAGAGACTGTTGGATACAATAGCACTTTTTACCCAACATGAACATCCTCTTATCTTTTATAACAAAGCTTTAGCCACGTAAACCCTTGCCAGCgctgtgttttttctgaatgaTTACAAGCTCCGCTCGAGCCCTGGggaaagtcctcctcctccctggtacAAGCCTCCCTCTTCTAATCCTCATTAAAGACTGTTTCTAGCCCCTGATCACAACCCACCTTCCTGTGCAGGCCGGTACACCACGCTATGTGTACGGATTAGGGATGGAGCGGTACATGTAAAGAATGTATGTCTGTATTGTGAGGTTTGCCATTAGCCAAAAggcaagtacaaaaaaaaaaccttcaaaTACAGTTATTGGTAGGAAAACAGTTTTCCGCCATTATTACGGTACCCAgtgtaaacaaacaaacgatGTGGCATACCTTGGCATATTTGGTTGAACCCATTTCTTCGATGCTTTGTCGCAATATTGGTAAGCAATACACAGATTGATCAGGAACCAAtcattatcggccgatatacgCCCTAAACATGTGATCGGCCTAGCAACTTGAATTATGCAGATTCCTGCAGCCGATCACGTGACTCAAAAACTTTAGTGCAGAAGACGCGCCGTCATTAGGTTCAGTTACTGAGAAAGTAATGTCAACCCGCTTTAACATGCTTAATCCTGTTGCTGGCCCCCTGGTCTGGGCTCGTGAGTGAAGCCATAGACGGCACTCCTTTCATAACGGAACGTCAGAAATAGTCGGTTGGTTATGCAAATACAGTGCCGGCTTCCTTTGCATACTGTTCATTaatgttgttttatatttttgtgtaGTTCTGGCTAAAGGTATTCATCCCAATGATACATTTCACCGCCTTGGTTGACTCCTTAaaagggacatattatgaaaacaacacttttcctgggatttcgggtgttgttttgggtctctggtgctccaacACGCATACAAAAGTCTGTACATAATTTTTGGAtggagatatgcatttctgaaagtaccccgcctacagttaccaaacgagcgagtcagtttcgacGCCCCCTCCtatgtaggaagggggcacagttgaatattacctcccacttccccactcccctccaatcagagcatagctaagattttgtggaccagcggacgagcagctccggcggggggaactcggcggcagctcaCCTCCGGGAGTACagtccctttctctgccggactgccgccgagcagTCCGGAGGAGGGGACATGGAGGAgtaagggattgtactccccgAGCTGAGCTACCGGACTGCCTCCGAGCTACCCCCGCCGGACTTTTCAGCTCCCGGAGGTCACCCGCCAGAGCAGGTGGAAAGCTTCGGCAgaagttcagctcccggagtacaccaccgaagcggcagctcagctctcggagtacaatccctttctcctccatgttgggttcatggacttcagagagtcaaggccaaagttactttcccccaattcttctcaaccatggcccggttactatgtttacttgttgggaaaacaccataatatgtctcctttcaAATCATAGCACACGAGATCTTCAGCCTGTAAAGATATAGCCTGTGAGCAACGCGGTTGTATATCTAGATAAAAGGCTTGTGCCACACAGGAAGCTAAAAGTAGGCTATAAGCATCTCtcatgtagcctacactcaAAGGTTACCCACCGCACCCTCTTCATAAACAATCCAGACTATGTAGGCTCTATACACATACAGTAGAGTGGCCGGTTGCTACTACGTAACAGTATTTACATTAATAAGCTTTTATTATATGGCTACGCTAAGTTGCCACAATAGGAAACCAGGAAAAA
Encoded here:
- the zgc:162200 gene encoding protein bicaudal D homolog 2 isoform X3, whose protein sequence is MLEADVESSGTELALDLQAEMEMGSGDLNAEVLRLSLELQEATDQKLQAARYGLVVLEESSALKTKHRQLEEEHEALRQELQQLKEAFTDSVSSQKRAAADGECREENLMQETATKEAAMATRLEEVQAELKQARLALGNAHAEIDRIGGLAGHLKKESECLEAEKDHLRDEMKEYKVRELRQLQDNCELEEENISLQKQVSVLKENQVEFEAVKLELTQKDEEQEDLRGQLDEAARLKEIAERQLDEALEALKEEREQKNNLRRELSALSLNPFDSVGNLELHLDQLDESQEEGPGGRGGEGEDQDSGFNNGPGSAPDSADPPHSGGSKTNGLIQRYSTPRSSDVFLRAPTSGLVSDLLSELHFSDSQKLKQQLLQVEREKATLVSTIEELQMQLVMSKQAFSQQEDKVGSLTQQLEVIHGGQQGGQKAGGGDNEAEDGGDYDYELDVKSTEVLEARMRAAQEELLLLREELTQAGARYTSLEQRCRQEKDRWRAEAQELADKIRQCIKSSRQDQERISELEKEIGATRKVATDSEGHLSVAQEELLAFSEELSNLYHHICVCNNLTPKRVTLDYYRDGARANGGGGSGRRVHHPTPAQQAQRKQRSSDLFGSKAAALQFMGEVDCSGSSADPASCPGTPSLDFRDPSNVRNLMAVIRCQVKHLRVAVDLCRQRGALPCSAFGNSGECERDAETLMEEVLKLKSLLSTKREQIATLRTVLKANKQTAELALSNLKTKYETEKGMVSETMVKLRNELKALKEDAATFSSLRVMFASRADTALITPPPDSSIKRTRLHVDPTQPLLPRPPPRHRDLLSTTTTTSPLTPDPHTPLQTTPDLLDPTN
- the zgc:162200 gene encoding protein bicaudal D homolog 2 isoform X2 encodes the protein MLEADVESSGTELALDLQAEMEMGSGDLNAEVLRLSLELQEATDQKLQAARYGLVVLEESSALKTKHRQLEEEHEALRQELQQLKEAFTDSVSSQKRAAADGECREENLMQETATKEAAMATRLEEVQAELKQARLALGNAHAEIDRIGGLAGHLKKESECLEAEKDHLRDEMKEYKVRELRQLQDNCELEEENISLQKQVSVLKENQVEFEAVKLELTQKDEEQEDLRGQLDEAARLKEIAERQLDEALEALKEEREQKNNLRRELSALSLNPFDSVGNLELHLDQLDESQEEGPGGRGGEGEDQDSGFNNGPGSAPDSADPPHSGGSKTNGLIQRYSTPRSSDVFLRAPTSGLVSDLLSELHFSDSQKLKQQLLQVEREKATLVSTIEELQMQLVMSKQAFSQQEDKVGSLTQQLEVIHGGQQGGQKAGGGDNEAEDGGDYDYELDVKSTEVLEARMRAAQEELLLLREELTQAGARYTSLEQRCRQEKDRWRAEAQELADKIRQCIKSSRQDQERISELEKEIGATRKVATDSEGHLSVAQEELLAFSEELSNLYHHICVCNNLTPKRVTLDYYRDGARANGGGGSGRRVHHPTPAQQAQRKQRSSDLFGSKAAALQFMGEVDCSGSSADPASCPGTPSLDFRDPSNVRNLMAVIRCQVKHLRVAVDLCRQRGALPCSAFGNSGECERDAETLMEEVLKLKSLLSTKREQIATLRTVLKANKQTAELALSNLKTKYETEKGMVSETMVKLRNELKALKEDAATFSSLRVMFASRCDQYVTQLDEMQRQLAAAEDEKKTLNTLLRMAIQQKLALTQRLEDLEAPRSPNSLNSSPRRSRAKELATKSGRASRSPRNSPARPPARNSPRASPVFGSSAANTATNHLRAITRSLHTSPR
- the zgc:162200 gene encoding protein bicaudal D homolog 2 isoform X1, whose amino-acid sequence is MLEADVESSGTELALDLQAEMEMGSGDLNAEVLRLSLELQEATDQKLQAARYGLVVLEESSALKTKHRQLEEEHEALRQELQQLKEAFTDSVSSQKRAAADGECREENLMQETATKEAAMATRLEEVQAELKQARLALGNAHAEIDRIGGLAGHLKKESECLEAEKDHLRDEMKEYKVRELRQLQDNCELEEENISLQKQVSVLKENQVEFEAVKLELTQKDEEQEDLRGQLDEAARLKEIAERQLDEALEALKEEREQKNNLRRELSALSLNPFDSVGNLELHLDQLDESQEEGPGGRGGEGEDQDSGFNNGPGSAPDSADPPHSGGSKTNGLIQRYSTPRSSDVFLRAPTSGLVSDLLSELHFSDSQKLKQQLLQVEREKATLVSTIEELQMQLVMSKQAFSQQEDKVGSLTQQLEVIHGGQQGGQKAGGGDNEAEDGGDYDYELDVKSTEVLEARMRAAQEELLLLREELTQAGARYTSLEQRCRQEKDRWRAEAQELADKIRQCIKSSRQDQERISELEKEIGATRKVATDSEGHLSVAQEELLAFSEELSNLYHHICVCNNLTPKRVTLDYYRDGARANGGGGSGRRVHHPTPAQQAQRKQRSSDLFGSKAAALQFMGEVDCSGSSADPASCPGTPSLDFRDPSNVRNLMAVIRCQVKHLRVAVDLCRQRGALPCSAFGNSGECERDAETLMEEVLKLKSLLSTKREQIATLRTVLKANKQTAELALSNLKTKYETEKGMVSETMVKLRNELKALKEDAATFSSLRVMFASRETETRCSQALSPDDWTWLMCDQYVTQLDEMQRQLAAAEDEKKTLNTLLRMAIQQKLALTQRLEDLEAPRSPNSLNSSPRRSRAKELATKSGRASRSPRNSPARPPARNSPRASPVFGSSAANTATNHLRAITRSLHTSPR